A stretch of the uncultured Fusobacterium sp. genome encodes the following:
- the atpA gene encoding F0F1 ATP synthase subunit alpha, protein MKIRPEEVSSIIKNEIENYKKSLDIKTSGSVLEVGDGIARIYGLSSAMSGELLEFPHGVMGMALNLEEDNVGAVILGDFSLIKEGDEVKATGRVVSVPAGESMLGRVVNALGEPIDGKGEIKAEKYMEIERKASGIISRKPVFEPLQTGIKSIDGMVPIGRGQRELIIGDRQTGKTAIAIDAILNQKGTGVKCIYVAIGQKRSTVAQIYKKLEDAGAMEYTTIVAATASEAAPLQYMAPYAGVSMGEYFMDKGEHVLIIYDDLSKHAVAYREMSLLLKRPPGREAYPGDVFYLHSRLLERAAKLSDKLGGGSITALPIIETQAGDVSAYIPTNVISITDGQIFLDSQLFNSGFRPAINAGISVSRVGGSAQIKAMKQVASKVKLELAQYTELLTFAQFGSDLDKSTKAQLERGHRIMEVLKQPQYNPYPVEEQVVAFFAVINGYLDSIAVDDVKRFETELLTELRNTTDILKEIREQKALSKELEAKLGDAINSFKKNFN, encoded by the coding sequence TTGATATAAAAACTTCAGGATCTGTGCTAGAGGTAGGAGACGGTATTGCTAGAATATATGGACTTAGCAGTGCAATGTCAGGAGAGCTACTTGAATTCCCTCACGGAGTAATGGGAATGGCACTTAACCTAGAGGAAGATAACGTAGGAGCAGTTATACTTGGAGATTTCTCTCTGATAAAAGAGGGAGATGAAGTGAAAGCTACTGGAAGAGTAGTTTCAGTTCCAGCAGGGGAATCTATGCTTGGAAGAGTAGTAAATGCTCTAGGAGAACCAATTGATGGAAAAGGGGAAATAAAAGCTGAGAAATACATGGAGATTGAAAGAAAAGCATCAGGAATCATCTCTAGAAAACCAGTATTTGAACCTTTACAAACAGGAATAAAATCTATTGATGGTATGGTACCTATCGGTAGAGGACAAAGAGAACTTATAATCGGAGATAGACAAACAGGAAAAACAGCTATTGCTATTGATGCTATCCTAAATCAAAAGGGAACAGGAGTAAAATGTATCTATGTAGCTATAGGACAAAAAAGATCGACTGTTGCACAAATCTATAAAAAATTAGAAGATGCAGGGGCAATGGAATATACTACTATAGTTGCTGCTACAGCATCTGAAGCAGCTCCACTACAATATATGGCTCCATATGCAGGAGTATCTATGGGAGAATATTTCATGGACAAAGGTGAACATGTTCTTATAATATATGATGACCTTTCAAAACATGCAGTAGCTTATAGAGAGATGTCTCTATTACTTAAGAGACCACCTGGAAGAGAAGCTTACCCTGGAGACGTATTCTATCTACATTCAAGATTACTTGAAAGAGCAGCAAAACTATCTGATAAATTAGGTGGAGGATCAATAACAGCTCTTCCAATAATTGAAACACAAGCAGGAGACGTATCTGCTTATATTCCAACAAACGTAATTTCTATTACAGATGGACAAATATTCCTAGATTCACAACTATTTAACTCAGGGTTCAGACCAGCTATCAACGCAGGTATATCTGTATCAAGGGTTGGAGGATCTGCACAAATAAAAGCTATGAAACAAGTTGCATCTAAAGTAAAACTTGAACTAGCACAATATACAGAACTATTAACATTTGCTCAATTTGGATCAGATCTAGATAAATCTACAAAAGCTCAACTAGAAAGAGGACATAGAATTATGGAAGTATTAAAACAACCTCAATACAATCCTTATCCAGTTGAAGAACAAGTAGTTGCATTCTTTGCTGTTATCAATGGATACTTAGATTCAATAGCAGTAGATGATGTAAAAAGATTTGAAACAGAACTTCTTACAGAATTAAGAAATACAACAGATATCTTAAAAGAAATTAGAGAACAAAAAGCTTTAAGTAAAGAATTAGAAGCAAAACTTGGAGATGCTATCAATTCATTTAAGAAAAATTTTAACTAG
- the atpG gene encoding ATP synthase F1 subunit gamma — translation MAGAKEIRNRIKSVQSTHQITKAMEIVSTTKFKRFSALVAKSRPYAESIQNILTNIAAGVKSEKHPLFDGRDEVKKIGVIVMTSDRGLCGSFNNSTLKELEKIMKENSGKQVSVIAIGRKGREYCTKRKYDLKASYIQLIPETMGEKAKEISENIVEYYYNGIFDEVYMIYNKFISALRSDLKVRKLIPIERVEATENTAYIFEPDAETILSALLPKYLNVEIYQALLNNTASEHSARKNSMKNATDNAEEMMTELNLKYNRERQSAITQEITEIVGGASALN, via the coding sequence ATGGCTGGAGCTAAAGAGATAAGAAATAGAATAAAAAGTGTTCAGTCTACTCACCAGATAACTAAAGCTATGGAAATTGTTTCTACTACAAAATTTAAGAGATTTTCAGCACTTGTAGCTAAATCAAGACCTTATGCAGAGAGTATTCAAAATATTCTAACTAATATAGCTGCTGGGGTAAAAAGTGAAAAACATCCACTTTTTGATGGAAGAGATGAAGTGAAGAAAATAGGTGTTATTGTTATGACTTCTGATAGAGGACTATGTGGAAGTTTTAACAATAGCACATTAAAAGAACTTGAAAAGATTATGAAAGAAAATAGTGGAAAACAAGTTTCAGTAATTGCTATAGGAAGAAAGGGAAGAGAGTATTGTACTAAGAGAAAGTACGACTTAAAAGCAAGCTATATTCAATTAATCCCTGAAACAATGGGAGAAAAGGCAAAAGAGATAAGTGAAAATATAGTTGAATATTACTACAATGGAATATTTGATGAAGTGTATATGATCTATAATAAATTTATCTCTGCTTTGAGAAGTGATCTTAAAGTAAGAAAACTTATCCCAATCGAAAGAGTAGAAGCTACAGAGAATACAGCATATATTTTTGAACCAGATGCAGAAACAATACTATCTGCATTACTTCCTAAATATTTGAATGTAGAGATTTATCAAGCTCTATTGAACAACACTGCTAGTGAACATTCAGCTAGAAAAAATTCGATGAAGAATGCAACAGATAACGCAGAAGAGATGATGACAGAGCTTAATCTGAAATACAATAGAGAAAGACAATCAGCTATTACTCAAGAAATAACTGAAATAGTTGGTGGAGCATCAGCTTTAAATTAA